The stretch of DNA ACACCTTCTTGTCGGGGCCGGATGGGGAATCCTGTATGTCATTTTATTAACAGCCATGGTGGTTACTCCCAATTGGCCCGCCGGTATTTTATGGGGTTTCGCACACGGTATTTTTGTGGGAGCCATGATGGGAATATTGGCAGACACACATCCAAATATAGGTAAAGGAAAGGCCATTGCTCATCCCGGCATCATGGGACGGCGATGGGGCGCTGCAATGCCGTATTTTATTTTAGGATTTCATATCATTTTCGGTGTTTGTGCTATGACTCTCTACCATTATCTGGTTCTGGGATAAATGGATAAGGTTCTACCTATTCTTCTAATCTATCCTTATGCACCTTTTGTATAGGAGTGCCATTCCATGCCGTCCATTCCTTAATATCGATTGCCTCCTCTTCGGTGAGTTCGCGCACCTTAAAGGAGCGCCCCTGATTACCGCTTGCCACATGTATGATAATATCTGCTAAATCCAGCCGAGACTGAAAGGGGTTTTGTTTAACCTGTGCAGATTGGATTCGGTATTTTTGAATTATAGCTGTTGTCTTGCTCAATAAACGGGCTGTCATCACCAGTGTGGAATCATCCGAACGCACCTCAGCATCCCGGTACTGCTGATATCCCAGCAATAACATTGGAATAAGAATAAACCATGAAAATACGCCATACGGAACCGCCCACCATATAAGTGCAATAAGAGGCAGTGATATCCAAACCATCTGTAGTAAATAACGCCGTAATCCCAGTCTGTTAATCTGCAGCCGGTGATTGGTTTCAACGTCATATTCGGGAATTACTTTTTCGATAAAGCTATTTAGCCTGTCTTTGCGAATCAGCGGAAACAGCGTATTCGAGTTCCCCTCATTTTCACCGTATCCCGCACTTTCAATAACAAGCGAAGCATAACCCAGCGGTTGGCGCAGCAGTCCCTCTTTGATTTGAACAGCTTGGATACGGTTAAAGGGGATAGTCAGTTGTTTGCGTTCAAATAATCCTTTGGTGATAAGAAGATCATCTTCCCGCACTTCTACAGAAAAATCATAATACTTAATCAACGTACTTAAGAAAGCAAATAGCCATGCTATTATAATTGCAACCAAAATACCGGAAACGATAAGCGAAGCAGAGGTAGAATGCGGCATATGCGTCTGTATAAACTGTATCATCCGCTCTTCCGAAACCACTTGGTCAAGTTGCGAAAAGGCACCCCCAACAATCGATAGTGCTACTCCCATCCGACCAGAGGTTGAAGCAGCAGTAAGCAAATCTTTGGTATCAAGAGTATATAGCTCTGACAGTGATTCCTGCTTGGATTCTGATTTAACCTCATCTCCATTTGAACGAAGTAGGTTTTTTAGTCGCTCAGCTTCTTCGCGACTCAGAGCATCGATCTTGGCTTGTTTAGAACCACTGCCAGCTGTCTTCACTTCTACAGCTACCAAACCAAATATGCGCTGTATTAGTCCCGCAGAAATATCAATTACCTGAATACGGTCGGCCGTTAAGTATATTTTTTTATGGACGAACACTCCCTGTTCTATTTTTAGCTCACCTTCATCTGCGCTAAAGGTAAAACGAAGCCAGGATATAATACCCCAAATCAACAGTATGATAAAAGCACCGAAAATCCAGTAAAGGGTAAAACTCCCTTCATTCCCGAGATTTCCTACAAAAAGCAAAATAAGGATAGTGAAGAAGTTAGCCCTGATAATCTCAAAGGAACGGGCTAGTGCTGCTACGGGATGTTGACGCTGCGTGTTAAACATCTTCTTTGGCAAGCCGGGCAAACCTGGAAATTTGATTACGCACTTGTTCAGCTGTTTCTTCGTCAAGTGCAGGAATACGATGTGTGGTGGCAGCAGTGGATATGGTTACATCTGCTAAACCATAATTTCTTAATATAGGTCCCTGTCGTGTATCAACGTGCTGCACGCGCTTAACCGGAACCAGCGTACGCGTGATAATAAAAATACCGTTCTGTAAATCGATTTCATGTTTGTCAACCTGGTAATACCAGTGCTGCCAGCGCACCTCCGGCAGATAGGTAATAAATAATCCTGCGATGACTACAATAAGAAAACCCAAAGTAGCAATCATCCAAATGGAAAAATTCCCCTCCCCCGGACTAACCACATTGTATATCCAAAATAAAAAGGGGATAAACCCTATAAGCAGGCAAAAAATGCATGTAGTGAGCCGCCATGCCTTAATTGCTGCCGACGATAACTTATTTTCTGGTTTAGAACGCATAAATTAATATCCTGCTGGTAGTTTAATCAAATGATGATGCTCCATCGACCTGTACCTGCTCTGCATTGGGAACGGTGTAAAGCAATCCGAAACCAATAACAAAAAGAGCGACAATTACAGTCATTCCTATTCGCTGGCTGCCCGACCAATAGGTAAGCCATCCCACAAGAAATGGTCCCATAAAAGCAGTAACCTTTCCAGAAAGAGCCATCAGTCCAAACATCTGATTTTCTAACCCCTCTGGAGAAACGCGAGCCATATACGTTCGGCTTGCAGCTTGTGCAGGGCCTACAAAAATACCCAACAACAGTCCAAAAACCCAAAACAGGTTCAAACTTGTAACAAGCAAAACGCCTGAGGTAGTCATAATAAGCCCCAGCAAAGAAATAAGCATTGTCGGTCGGCTGCCAATTTTGTCATCAAGCCAAGCGAAGATTGCTGCCCCTATTCCGGCAGTCAGATTCAATCCAATCCCAAAATAGAGTACTTCGGTAAAACTAAAATCAAATACTTCTTTGGCATAAATACCGCCATACGCAAATACTGTCGCTAAAGCATCAACAAAAACCATGCGGGCAATTAAAAAACGAACAATATGTTTATACTCACGTACATTTTTTATAGATGTTTTAAGTTGCTGCCAACCAGATTTTGCTGCTTCCAATAAACTTATATTCTGTCTCGGCCGATCAGAAGTTTTCACAAACATAGGAACAGAAAAAACAGCATACCATATTGCTACCAATATGAAAGTAGCCCTTATGTGTTCCGATGATGCTTTTGAAAGCCCCAATGGAGGCTCTTCCACATTTACAAATATAAATAGCGCTACAATCAGACAGGCCAAACCGCCGGCATAACCCAGCCCCCATGACCAACCCGACCAACGCCCTATTCGCTGCTTTGATGCAAGGTCGGGCAGCATAGCATTATAAAAGATGATGGCAAATTCAGCCCCTATTGTCCCAAAGAATACAAGCACCATGGCTAGTACAATATAATCCTGTGAAGGCTCTACAAACCAGAGAGCTGCTGTAGCCCCTATGGATACCAATGAAAACCATCCAATCCAGGGCTTTCTTCGGCCAAGTTGATCGGCAATAGCACCAACAAACGGAGCTGTCAAAGCAATGACCAACCCTGATGCAGCTACAATATTTCCCCAAAGCGTACTACCAAGCGTCTTATCCTGAACAACAGATTCAGAAAAGTACGCTGCAAAAACAAAAGTCAGGATAACCGCAAAAAAAGCACTGTTGGCCCAGTCGTATAGTGCCCAGGAAAACAGCGAAATAAAAGACTCAGATTTGTTATTTTTACTCTTACTCATCATAAAATTATATACAAAATTCATCGTTAGTATGAATGGAATATTTTGAAAATGCAATCTGTTATTTTGGTCCACCGGCAAAGCAAACTATACCCACGCTATGAGCACTGATAAACAAAATTTGATTTATATTTACGATACCGATCGTCAAAAAATCATTATGATTAACGGTGAAACCGGTGAACAAGTAGACACCAAAGATGACCGGGTTACGGCGCTGATCAAACATCTTAATAGCGATAATCGCTCTATCCTTTTGCGAAAATTTGCCGTTTGGTGTGTACAACAAATCAATGATGATCTAAAACCTATTCAGAAAAAAATTCTTGAACTGGCCGAAAAAGCAATTCAACAACAAGCTACTGAAAAAGAATTACGTGAGCTCTATGAAGAAACTGAAGGGACAGCTATTGCAACTGATACAGTAGGATTACGCCAGGGAGAAGAAAGTGCTCCAGCTTATCTTGCAGCTCGGGAATGTATTAATCCTGATGTATTGGAGGGTGCTATTCAAGCGGCACGTTTCCACCGTGTTTGGGCCGAAATAATGCACAAAAATGACAAAGAGCCCGTTCTTAAAGAAGTGAAAGCCAACGCAACTAAAGATATAGTGCACAAAGTAGAACAACAGCAAACCGACTATTTACTTGATTTAATGAACAAATAGTTTTTTGCTCTATTTAAGAGTAAGTTTTTACTTTTTAGAAACATTTTCAGTGAAATGATAATTAATTTCGCAGCCCCGCCTGTCCAAACCACTTACCTGGCAGAACCAACGCTCCCAAAAACCAAAACATATTACACTACTCTAAAATACGTGGTCGGAAGCCACTAATATCTTTCCTGTACGTTCGAAAAGTAATACCCTATTATACTAACGAACAACAAATCTACCGTTAGGAAGAATTACAAAAAAAGAAGATAATACCGAGAAAAATGAACGCTTAGAACTTATATTTGGGTTTACTCAATAAGCATAACTTAAAGTTATACACATATTTTGGCTGATAAAAAATTTTGCTTGGTTACTGGTGCTACAGGGTATATCGGCGGTCGACTAGTACCCCGTCTTTTAGAGGAAGGGCATCGGGTTCGTGTGCTTTCAAGAAATATTGATCGGCTGGATGGACGCCCCTGGGCTGAGAAAGTAGATCTGGTTGAAGCAGACGTTCTAGAACCTGCGACTCTCGAAAATGCCTTCGAAAAAATTGATGTCGCCTATTACCTAATACACAGCATGAGTGGTAATGAAAATGCTGACTTTCATAAAAGAGATATGCGGGCAGCAACAAATTTTGGAGATGCTGCTAACAAGCATAATATCGGCCGTATTATTTACCTGGGAGGCTTAGGTGACGACAATGATCAACTATCCAAACATTTATCTTCACGTCAGCAGACAGGTAAAGTGCTTCGTAAATCCGGCATTCCTGTTACCGAATTTCGGGCAGCCATCGTTGTTGGCTCTGGCAGCAAATCGTTTGAAATGATTCGTTATCTGACCGACCGTCTCCCTGCAATGATTTGCCCAAGCTGGGTCTATAGCAAAGTTCAGCCTATTGCAATCCGAAATGTACTGCAATACTTAACAGCAGCAATCAATAATGAAAAATCCAAAGGAGCGATTATAGAAATTGGTGGCAGCAGCGTTATCACATATGCTCAAATGATGCAGATTTATGCTGATATCAATGGGCTCAAACGCCTACTTATTCCCGTGCCCGTACTTTCTCCCGGGCTCTCTTCTCACTGGGTACATTGGATGACGCCCCTTCCTGCTTCTCTGGCAAGACCATTAATTGAGGGATTAAAAAATGATGTTGTCGTTAAAGATCAACGAGCCCATGAAATATTTCCTGATATAGAACCCCTTAGTTATGCTAAAGCTGTAAAGTTAGCAATCACACGCCTTACTACCACGGAAGACGAAATTGAAACCACCTGGAATGATGCCCTTCTTAGTAGCAAGGGTGATGAGCAGCCCGTAACGCTGAAATCCAAGCAAGGCCTTAATATTGAACGCCGTATCCGTACAGTTGATGCTACACCACAACAAGTATTTGATACATTTACGGGCCTAGGCGGTAAAACAGGCTGGCTTGCCTTCAACTGGGCTTGGAAACTACGTGGAATTATCGATCGATTAGTGGGAGGCGTCGGGTTTCGACGCGGGCGGCGTGATGCCAATGAATTACGTGTCGGTGATGCTCTCGATTTTTGGAGAGTTGAAGCGGTTAAAGAAGAAGAACTTTTACGCTTAC from Fodinibius salinus encodes:
- a CDS encoding PH domain-containing protein — translated: MFNTQRQHPVAALARSFEIIRANFFTILILLFVGNLGNEGSFTLYWIFGAFIILLIWGIISWLRFTFSADEGELKIEQGVFVHKKIYLTADRIQVIDISAGLIQRIFGLVAVEVKTAGSGSKQAKIDALSREEAERLKNLLRSNGDEVKSESKQESLSELYTLDTKDLLTAASTSGRMGVALSIVGGAFSQLDQVVSEERMIQFIQTHMPHSTSASLIVSGILVAIIIAWLFAFLSTLIKYYDFSVEVREDDLLITKGLFERKQLTIPFNRIQAVQIKEGLLRQPLGYASLVIESAGYGENEGNSNTLFPLIRKDRLNSFIEKVIPEYDVETNHRLQINRLGLRRYLLQMVWISLPLIALIWWAVPYGVFSWFILIPMLLLGYQQYRDAEVRSDDSTLVMTARLLSKTTAIIQKYRIQSAQVKQNPFQSRLDLADIIIHVASGNQGRSFKVRELTEEEAIDIKEWTAWNGTPIQKVHKDRLEE
- a CDS encoding PH domain-containing protein, with the protein product MRSKPENKLSSAAIKAWRLTTCIFCLLIGFIPFLFWIYNVVSPGEGNFSIWMIATLGFLIVVIAGLFITYLPEVRWQHWYYQVDKHEIDLQNGIFIITRTLVPVKRVQHVDTRQGPILRNYGLADVTISTAATTHRIPALDEETAEQVRNQISRFARLAKEDV
- a CDS encoding MFS transporter; translation: MMSKSKNNKSESFISLFSWALYDWANSAFFAVILTFVFAAYFSESVVQDKTLGSTLWGNIVAASGLVIALTAPFVGAIADQLGRRKPWIGWFSLVSIGATAALWFVEPSQDYIVLAMVLVFFGTIGAEFAIIFYNAMLPDLASKQRIGRWSGWSWGLGYAGGLACLIVALFIFVNVEEPPLGLSKASSEHIRATFILVAIWYAVFSVPMFVKTSDRPRQNISLLEAAKSGWQQLKTSIKNVREYKHIVRFLIARMVFVDALATVFAYGGIYAKEVFDFSFTEVLYFGIGLNLTAGIGAAIFAWLDDKIGSRPTMLISLLGLIMTTSGVLLVTSLNLFWVFGLLLGIFVGPAQAASRTYMARVSPEGLENQMFGLMALSGKVTAFMGPFLVGWLTYWSGSQRIGMTVIVALFVIGFGLLYTVPNAEQVQVDGASSFD
- a CDS encoding SDR family oxidoreductase, translated to MADKKFCLVTGATGYIGGRLVPRLLEEGHRVRVLSRNIDRLDGRPWAEKVDLVEADVLEPATLENAFEKIDVAYYLIHSMSGNENADFHKRDMRAATNFGDAANKHNIGRIIYLGGLGDDNDQLSKHLSSRQQTGKVLRKSGIPVTEFRAAIVVGSGSKSFEMIRYLTDRLPAMICPSWVYSKVQPIAIRNVLQYLTAAINNEKSKGAIIEIGGSSVITYAQMMQIYADINGLKRLLIPVPVLSPGLSSHWVHWMTPLPASLARPLIEGLKNDVVVKDQRAHEIFPDIEPLSYAKAVKLAITRLTTTEDEIETTWNDALLSSKGDEQPVTLKSKQGLNIERRIRTVDATPQQVFDTFTGLGGKTGWLAFNWAWKLRGIIDRLVGGVGFRRGRRDANELRVGDALDFWRVEAVKEEELLRLRAEMKVPGKAWLEFQSIELKDGKTKLVQTAYFAPKGLLGLLYWYSLYPFHAIIFSTMINSIAEHAELK